One genomic window of Arthrobacter sp. KBS0703 includes the following:
- a CDS encoding glycosyltransferase family 4 protein — protein sequence MALTLVQAAAAQGHHWNFVPPSDVRPPEGFTSSPAGRARQLPYVARHLKMLLTSDVIHIHYATAAALLEHGFLPRRPYLLHLHGTDIRKQWLEPSTRDQVQRAIDGAHTVFYSNLDTAENALAARPDARYMPALLRPETLPRWAPQAQAGGQRKVVFASRWDDSKGLETQLEFAELLVKAVPDSTKIVGLDWGPGAASAKALGVELVPKMSHPDYLAYLASADLVVGQSTGLLGVSELEAMGIGPVVACPGRQMEGPAGAPPVLQGSPLELAEQAREVLRDPVTAAEQTDARQWVLKNHRADAWIPVLQDLYGSAADHRSR from the coding sequence GTGGCCCTGACCCTGGTCCAGGCGGCAGCCGCGCAGGGCCATCACTGGAACTTCGTGCCGCCGTCGGATGTCCGGCCGCCGGAAGGGTTCACCTCGTCGCCAGCCGGGCGGGCGCGCCAGCTGCCGTACGTCGCCCGGCACCTGAAGATGCTGTTGACCTCGGATGTGATTCATATCCACTACGCGACGGCGGCCGCACTGCTGGAGCACGGTTTCCTCCCCCGCCGCCCGTACCTGCTTCATCTGCATGGCACCGATATCCGCAAGCAGTGGCTCGAGCCGTCTACCCGCGATCAGGTCCAGCGCGCCATTGACGGCGCCCACACCGTGTTCTACTCAAATCTCGACACCGCAGAGAACGCGCTGGCGGCGCGTCCCGATGCACGGTACATGCCGGCGCTCCTCCGCCCCGAGACTCTCCCCCGCTGGGCGCCCCAGGCGCAGGCGGGCGGTCAGCGCAAGGTGGTTTTCGCCTCCCGCTGGGACGATTCCAAAGGGCTCGAAACGCAGCTGGAGTTCGCTGAACTGCTGGTCAAAGCCGTCCCGGATTCGACGAAGATCGTCGGGCTGGACTGGGGGCCGGGAGCGGCGTCCGCCAAGGCCCTCGGCGTTGAGCTGGTCCCAAAAATGAGCCATCCGGACTACCTTGCTTACCTCGCGTCCGCGGACCTCGTCGTGGGGCAATCCACGGGCCTGCTCGGCGTCAGCGAGCTGGAGGCGATGGGCATTGGCCCGGTGGTTGCGTGTCCCGGACGCCAGATGGAGGGGCCGGCAGGAGCTCCACCCGTCCTGCAGGGTTCCCCGCTCGAACTGGCTGAACAGGCGCGGGAAGTACTGCGGGACCCCGTCACGGCCGCAGAGCAGACGGACGCCCGGCAGTGGGTGCTCAAGAACCACCGCGCGGACGCGTGGATCCCGGTCCTCCAAGACCTCTACGGTTCGGCAGCGGATCACCGCAGCCGCTGA
- a CDS encoding ABC transporter ATP-binding protein encodes MTTFKNVVSILPPQSVGFLKLYSVLLGVLSLFDAFAMGLLALVLTPMINGAGWKVPFIGVEISGAGLFVVVGIICLIIVLKGVFAVILQWFATRRFAQYELAMGDRLFNAYLAAPWVERLRRNSSDLIRIADVGIANTIAGFLLPAVSVVGEVLTFVVVVIILAVSQPLTAAVALIYLGLVGGVLYVFVSRRSVVAGRVNRDYSFRVAQLLTEMVGALKEITLRNKSDEVAQVVHENRISTSRARSNIQFLSIVPRYVLESALIGGFVVVGLVGYLAGGTNQAMYSVAIFALAGFRMAPSIQRFQAIVSQTSVNAPHANIVVSDIKSIERFSEDRQHERSGETLAVSAASLDLRDVSFRYAPDAPPALSDINLTVPFGSTVAFVGSSGAGKSTLVDLILGLVEPTGGTISIGGIPLSAVKDDWRSRVGYVPQDVSLFDATVAQNVALTWTDSVDRERVKEALKTAQMLDVVEKRDGGMDSALGERGLSLSGGQRQRLGIARALYADPLVLVMDEATSALDTATEDAISQAIRDLHGKVTVLLVAHRLSTIRHADQIFFMTGGRVTASGTFDELIENVPDFAHQASLAGLIN; translated from the coding sequence TTGACCACATTCAAGAACGTTGTCAGCATCCTGCCGCCGCAGAGCGTCGGGTTCCTGAAGCTGTATTCAGTACTTCTGGGCGTGCTATCACTCTTTGACGCCTTCGCGATGGGCCTGCTGGCACTGGTGCTGACACCCATGATCAACGGCGCCGGCTGGAAGGTCCCCTTCATCGGCGTAGAGATCTCCGGCGCGGGCCTTTTTGTCGTTGTGGGCATCATTTGCCTCATCATCGTCCTCAAGGGCGTGTTTGCCGTCATCCTGCAATGGTTTGCCACCCGCAGGTTTGCGCAATATGAGCTTGCCATGGGTGACCGGCTGTTCAACGCCTACCTCGCCGCGCCCTGGGTCGAACGCCTCCGGCGGAACTCTTCGGACCTCATCCGGATTGCGGACGTGGGCATCGCCAACACGATCGCCGGATTCCTGCTGCCTGCGGTATCGGTGGTGGGCGAAGTGCTCACTTTCGTCGTCGTTGTCATCATCCTTGCCGTCTCGCAGCCTCTGACCGCCGCGGTGGCCCTGATTTACCTGGGCCTGGTGGGCGGCGTCCTCTACGTCTTCGTTTCGAGGCGTTCGGTCGTGGCCGGGCGGGTCAACCGCGACTACTCGTTCCGCGTTGCGCAGCTGCTGACCGAGATGGTGGGCGCACTGAAGGAGATTACGCTGCGCAACAAGTCGGACGAAGTTGCCCAGGTGGTCCACGAGAACCGCATCAGCACGTCCCGCGCACGGTCCAACATCCAGTTCCTGAGCATCGTTCCGCGCTACGTCCTGGAATCCGCGCTCATCGGCGGTTTCGTCGTCGTCGGACTGGTGGGATACCTCGCGGGCGGCACGAACCAGGCGATGTACTCGGTGGCCATTTTCGCCCTTGCAGGCTTCCGCATGGCCCCCAGCATCCAGCGTTTCCAGGCCATCGTGTCCCAGACCTCGGTCAACGCCCCGCACGCGAACATTGTGGTCTCCGACATCAAGTCCATCGAGCGCTTCTCCGAGGACCGGCAGCATGAGCGCAGCGGCGAGACGCTCGCCGTCTCGGCTGCGAGCCTTGACCTCCGCGATGTGTCGTTCCGGTATGCCCCGGACGCGCCGCCGGCACTCAGCGACATCAACCTCACGGTGCCGTTCGGCTCAACCGTCGCATTCGTGGGTTCGTCGGGCGCGGGAAAGTCAACGCTGGTGGACCTCATCCTGGGCCTCGTGGAACCCACCGGGGGAACCATTTCGATCGGCGGCATTCCGCTGAGCGCCGTGAAGGATGACTGGCGCTCCCGTGTCGGTTACGTGCCCCAGGACGTATCACTGTTCGACGCCACCGTCGCGCAGAACGTGGCCCTGACCTGGACTGACAGCGTTGACCGCGAACGGGTGAAGGAAGCACTGAAGACAGCCCAGATGCTCGACGTCGTGGAAAAGCGCGACGGCGGCATGGACAGCGCCCTCGGCGAGCGTGGCCTGTCGCTGTCCGGCGGCCAGCGGCAGCGGCTGGGCATCGCCCGCGCCCTCTACGCGGATCCGCTGGTGCTGGTCATGGACGAGGCCACGAGTGCCCTCGATACGGCAACGGAGGATGCCATCAGCCAGGCCATCCGCGATCTCCACGGTAAGGTCACCGTGCTGCTCGTCGCCCACCGGCTGTCCACCATCCGCCACGCCGACCAGATTTTCTTCATGACGGGCGGCCGGGTCACCGCCAGCGGCACGTTCGACGAGCTGATCGAAAACGTCCCTGACTTCGCGCATCAGGCCTCCCTGGCGGGACTCATCAATTGA